The following is a genomic window from Collimonas fungivorans Ter331.
CGGTCGACGCGGCCGGCATCCACATAAATCTCTTCCACCGACGATGCTTCATGACGCAAACGCGCGGTGACGGCGTGAAAGCCGAAAATCATTTTACTTTTCATATTCTCAGAATCTATCTTTTACGCTTGCTGGATTTCGTGAAGGCTTTCGGCGCCCGCGTCTTTTCTGCGACGCTGGCGGTCTTGGCCTTCTTGGTCTTGCTTGGAGCAGTGGTCTTGGCGGCAGTCGTGACTCTGCTGCTGCCGGTCTTTTTCGGCGGCGCAGCCTTGCCGCCGGCCTTCGGTTTGGCGCCCCGGCCTTGTTCATTGTCGGCGCGCCGTGCTTCATTCTTGAGCACGGTCTTGATGCCCGGCTCGTTGACCAGGCGCAGGTCGATCTTGCGGGCGTCCAGGTCAACCCGGCTTACCTGCACCGTCACCCGGTCAGTCAGCTGGTAACGGATGCCGGTGCGTTCGCCGCGCAATTCGTGACGCGCTTCGTCGTACTGGAAATAATCCGCGCCCAGCTCGGTGACATGCACCAGGCCTTCGATGTACAACGCGTCGAGCTGGACAAAAATGCCGAACGTAGCGACGCCGGAAATCACGCCGGTGAACTCTTCGCCCAGCTTGTCGCGGATAAAATAGCACTTGAGCCATGCTTCGACATCGCGCGAGGCTTCGTCGGCGCGCCGCTCATTGGCTGAGCAATGGACGCCGAGCGCTTCCCATACCGCCAGGCTGCCCTCGTTCCTCTTCTTGCCCGCCGCCTTGTCTTCCGCCTGCTTCTTGCGGCCGGCCGGCGACAGCATGGTGTTCAGAGAACTGGTGTCGAAACCCTTGGGTTCGTAACGCTTGCCCTGCAGGATCGCCTTGATGGTGCGGTGGGTCAGCAGATCGGGATAACGCCGGATCGGGCTGGTGAAATGCGCATACGATTCATACGACAAACCGAAGTGGCCGATGTTTTCCGGGCTGTAGACCGCCTGCTGCATGGAGCGCAGCAGCATGGTCTGCAGCAGCAAGGCGTCCGGCCGTGCCTTGATCTTCGGCATCAGAGCGGCATAGTCGGAGGCGGACGGCGTGTCGCCGCCGGCCAGCGTCAGGCCGACCTGCTTGAGGAAGGTGCGCAGCACCGCCAGCTTTTCCTTGGTCGGATGCGCATGGATACGGAACAGGCCGGGATGCTTGTGGCGTTCCATCAGGTCGGCAGCGCAGACGTTGGCCGCCAGCATGCACTCTTCAATCACCTTGTGTGCATCGTTGCGGGTGCGCGGCAGGATTTTCTCGATCTTGCCGGCGGCGTTGCAGACGATGTAGGTCTCGGTGGTCTCGAAATCGATGGCGCCGCGCGCCTGGCGTGCCTGCAGCAAAGCGTGGAACACTTCATACAGATGCAGCAGATGCGGCACCAGGCCGGGACGCTTGGCGGCTTCCGGGCCCTTGGTATTGCCCAGGATGGCCGCTACTTCTGTATACGTCAGGCGTGCCGCCGAATGGATCACCGCGGGATAGAACTGGTAAGCCTTGATCTCGCCCTTGGCGCTGATCACTGCATCGCACACCAGGGTCAGGCGATCGACATCCGGATTGAGCGAGCAGAGGCCATTGGACAGTTTCTCCGGCAGCATCGGGATCACGCGGCGCGGGAAATACACCGAGGTGCTGCGCTCCAGCGCATCGACATCCAGGGCGTCGTTAGGCTTGACGTAATGGCTGACGTCGGCGATCGCCACGATCAGGCGGTAACCGTTGGCGCGGCCGATCTTGATCGGTTCGCAATACACGGCGTCATCGAAGTCGCGTGCGTCTTCGCCGTCAATCGTCACCAGCGGCACATCGCGCAGGTCGACGCGGTCGCCGAGGTCGGCCGCGCGTACTTCGCCCGGCAGCTTGGCGGCCAGTTTCTTGGCCGCTTCGGAAAATTCGTGGGGCACGCCATATTTACGTACGGCAATTTCGATTTCCATGCCCGGGTCGTCGATATCGCCCAGGATTTCGACAATCTTGCCGACCGGCTGGGTATAACGCGAAGGCTGCTCGGTGAGCTGGACGCTCACTACCTGTCCAGCCTTGGCCTTGCCCGGCGACCCCGCCAGGATGATGTCCTGGCCGATGCGCTTGTCTTCGGGGGCGATCACCCAGACCCCGTTTTCATTGAGCAAGCGGCCGATCACATGGGTATTCGCCCGCGACACAACCTCGACGATCGTCCCTTCCGGACGGCCGCGGCGGTCGGTGCCGATGATGCGCGCCTGCACCCGGTCGCCATGCAGCACTTTCTGCATTTCCTTCTCAGGCAGGAAAACGTCGTCGCCGCCCTCGTCCGATATCAGGAAGCCGAAACCGTCGCGGTGACTGCTGACGCGGCCTTCGATAAAACCGGGGGAATTGGTCAGCTTGTAGACGCCGCTGCGGTCGGGCTTGATCTGTCCGTCGCGTTCCATGGCATTCAGGCGGCGCGTCAAACCGTCCATTTCATCAGGTTTGACGCTAAGCGCGGTAGCCAGGGCGGCGGCGTTTTGCGGCTCGGCAGAGGTGCGCAGAAGGCCGAGAATTTCCTCCCGGCTGGGGATAGTGTAGGAATATTGGCTCAAAAGGCTATTTTCAACAGGTTGTTATTCATCAATGGTTAGTGTAACGGAGGATTGTGACATTCTCCTAACCAAGCAATTTATATCTACATATCGTTATGACTAGGTTGACTTATTCGTACATTAGCTTATAATCTCGCTCTCTCAAGCCCACGTGGCGGAATTGGTAGACGCGCATGGTTCAGGTCCATGTGCCGCAAGGTGTGGGGGTTCGAGTCCCTCCGTGGGCACCATATACCATAGACCAGGCCTTCGTATGCAGATATGAAGGCCTGGCTCTCCGCAAAATTCCCAGTATTTCTCCGAGCTGATCCGGGATACGTAGTGGATATCAGCATTCGCCGGGCATCGCGGCGCGCCATGTGCGCAAACACGATGCATATTATCAGCAAATCGCATTAATCCAGGCACGGCAAGTTCCGGGCGGTTATCGGCTCGCCCAATCCTGATCCGGTTGCAACGGGCGGCAATGCCGCCCTCTGTTTACTAGAATGGACTGATCATCACTTTTTGCGGATTCACCACGGCTGCGGCGGGGAGCTCGGCATCGATTACCTGGTAGAAGGCATTGCCGGTATCGGCGATATTCCAGGTGCTCAGGATCACGTGATAGCCGCTGCGGCCGGCCGGAATCGTGCAGCTATGCTTCGCATGGGTATTGCTGACTGGCGCGAAGCCGCCTTTGATGATGCAGAACGGCTGCAAGTTGAACGAGGCGCGGGTCGGCCGGCCCCGCCGCCGGGAATCCCTTCGGCCCCTCGACGCTTTGCGGTTCATATTGAATCGCGCCGCACGCAGTATTCTCCTGGGTCTTGCACATGAACGCGCGCGATTTGGGCGCATCGATGTAGCCGTGCGCCTGCGCCAGCAGCGGCGCCGCGAGCATCAGCAATAATGTGATCCTGGACGGACAAGACAATGCTTTTTTCATTGGACCTCCGGAAAGTGAGAATTGAAGTAAGGGGAACAGCTGCCAGCCGATCGATTCTCTGGCCAAGCCCCATCGCTGCGTAACTGTCAACATTGACAGCCGCATGGCCGGCATTTCCCATAGCCAAATTCTTTCCAGATTCACCATATAATGAGCGACATCTTGCGCACCGCATTTTTTGGGGCAAGAACATCAACGCCATAAGGACATCGACCGTGAAACTGACCAACCAAACTGTCATAGCATTGCTGTGGGGCTTGCTGTACCTGGTCACCGGCTACATGTCGCACCAGCTCAACGGCCCGATTGCGACCACCGGCTATATCTGGCTGCCGGCCGGCGTCACTGTCGCCGCATTCATGCTGACCAGGACCGCGCGCTGGCTGCCGTTGGTGATCGGCTTCGTCCTGGCGCAGCTGCTGCTGGGTGTTATCGAAGAACGCAACCTGCTGCGCGTGGCGCTGTTCGCCCTGGATGAAATCGGCATCGCCGCGATCGTGGTGGCGCTGGTGCGCAAGGCGCAGCTGCCGATGGAAGGTTTGTATTTCGTACGCGGCCTGCTGATCGCCGCCGTCGCCTGCAGCGCGGTCAGCGCCGCCATCGGCGCGGCCTGGTTCACGCTGGTGCAGCACGTGCCGTTCTGGCCGACGGCACGCATCTGGGCCGCATCCGACCTGGTCGGCATCCTGATCGTCACGCCGGTGCTGGCCGGCTGGTCGCGTTTCCACGCCATGCGCTCGGGCGGCATGGACCGCAGCGATTTCCTGCTGGGCCTGGCGGCGTTCCTGGCCCTGGGCGTGACCGCTTTTGTGATTTTCGACGGCAACAGCATCAGCAAATTTTCGGCCGGCGTCAATTTTGCGCTGACCTACATCCCGCTGTTTTTCGCCGCCGTGGTCACCTTGCTGTGGGGCGGCCGCGGCGGTTCGCTGGCAGTTGCCATGCTAGCCTTTTTCGCCCTGCTCAACACGGTGCAAGGCGAAGGACCGTTTGCCGCTTTTTCCGACATTTTTTCCAGGCATTCGCTGCTGGAAGCCCAACTTTACCTTGCCGTCGCCGCTCTGCTCTGCCTGCTGATCAGCGCCCTCAAGACCACCCGCGAACAATTGCACGAAGACGCCGCGCAATGGAAAAGCGACGTCGAACTGGCGCTGGCCGTCAGCCGGCAACTGGTCTACAGCATCGACCCGCACAGCAAAAAACTGTGCTGGAACGGCGACCTGCAAGGGTTGCTGGGCGTAAGCAACGCCGCTTTCAGCGAACTCGACCAGGTGCTGGCGCATGTCCATCCCGACGACCGCCAGCCATTGCGCAGCCGTTGGCTGGACGACAGCGACGACGACGCCCGCCCCGATTTCGGTTTCCGCCTGCTGCTGCCGGCCGGAGAAGTCAGCCATGTCAGCGACATGAGCGCAGTGCTGCTGGACGCCGACGAATCGGTCGCCATGGTGGCCGGCGCCTGGCGCCTCAATCTCAAGGAGGATGCGCAGCAACGGAGCTCAGGGTCTATTGTCATATGAGCGTCCGCACCGGCGCCCTGCTGATTCATGGCCTGGGCGGCACCCAATTCGATCTCGGCTCGATGCACAAAGTGCTGCAGCGCGCCGGCGTGGAAACCCACGCCGTCACCCTGCCCGGCCACGGCGGACAGCCGGAGGACCTGGTGCCGGTCAGCTACGAGGACTGGCTCGATGCGGTCACCGCCAGCTATCGAGAACTGGCGC
Proteins encoded in this region:
- a CDS encoding lytic polysaccharide monooxygenase translates to MQPFCIIKGGFAPVSNTHAKHSCTIPAGRSGYHVILSTWNIADTGNAFYQVIDAELPAAAVVNPQKVMISPF
- a CDS encoding MASE1 domain-containing protein encodes the protein MKLTNQTVIALLWGLLYLVTGYMSHQLNGPIATTGYIWLPAGVTVAAFMLTRTARWLPLVIGFVLAQLLLGVIEERNLLRVALFALDEIGIAAIVVALVRKAQLPMEGLYFVRGLLIAAVACSAVSAAIGAAWFTLVQHVPFWPTARIWAASDLVGILIVTPVLAGWSRFHAMRSGGMDRSDFLLGLAAFLALGVTAFVIFDGNSISKFSAGVNFALTYIPLFFAAVVTLLWGGRGGSLAVAMLAFFALLNTVQGEGPFAAFSDIFSRHSLLEAQLYLAVAALLCLLISALKTTREQLHEDAAQWKSDVELALAVSRQLVYSIDPHSKKLCWNGDLQGLLGVSNAAFSELDQVLAHVHPDDRQPLRSRWLDDSDDDARPDFGFRLLLPAGEVSHVSDMSAVLLDADESVAMVAGAWRLNLKEDAQQRSSGSIVI
- the rnr gene encoding ribonuclease R, which produces MSQYSYTIPSREEILGLLRTSAEPQNAAALATALSVKPDEMDGLTRRLNAMERDGQIKPDRSGVYKLTNSPGFIEGRVSSHRDGFGFLISDEGGDDVFLPEKEMQKVLHGDRVQARIIGTDRRGRPEGTIVEVVSRANTHVIGRLLNENGVWVIAPEDKRIGQDIILAGSPGKAKAGQVVSVQLTEQPSRYTQPVGKIVEILGDIDDPGMEIEIAVRKYGVPHEFSEAAKKLAAKLPGEVRAADLGDRVDLRDVPLVTIDGEDARDFDDAVYCEPIKIGRANGYRLIVAIADVSHYVKPNDALDVDALERSTSVYFPRRVIPMLPEKLSNGLCSLNPDVDRLTLVCDAVISAKGEIKAYQFYPAVIHSAARLTYTEVAAILGNTKGPEAAKRPGLVPHLLHLYEVFHALLQARQARGAIDFETTETYIVCNAAGKIEKILPRTRNDAHKVIEECMLAANVCAADLMERHKHPGLFRIHAHPTKEKLAVLRTFLKQVGLTLAGGDTPSASDYAALMPKIKARPDALLLQTMLLRSMQQAVYSPENIGHFGLSYESYAHFTSPIRRYPDLLTHRTIKAILQGKRYEPKGFDTSSLNTMLSPAGRKKQAEDKAAGKKRNEGSLAVWEALGVHCSANERRADEASRDVEAWLKCYFIRDKLGEEFTGVISGVATFGIFVQLDALYIEGLVHVTELGADYFQYDEARHELRGERTGIRYQLTDRVTVQVSRVDLDARKIDLRLVNEPGIKTVLKNEARRADNEQGRGAKPKAGGKAAPPKKTGSSRVTTAAKTTAPSKTKKAKTASVAEKTRAPKAFTKSSKRKR
- a CDS encoding lytic polysaccharide monooxygenase: MKKALSCPSRITLLLMLAAPLLAQAHGYIDAPKSRAFMCKTQENTACGAIQYEPQSVEGPKGFPAAGPADPRLVQLAAVLHHQRRLRASQQYPCEA